The Cellulomonas sp. P24 genome contains a region encoding:
- a CDS encoding aminotransferase class V-fold PLP-dependent enzyme, producing MPGTAAAPGTSALPDRPAETLALLPVVGGATRVPLVDGTSRVYANLDYAASAPALEAVADRVNEVLPLYASVHRGAGYLSQVSTALYESARTTIGRFVGAREDDVTIVTRNTTDSLNLLAGCVPGDVLVLDLEHHANLLPWQRRGATVLEVAGTVAATLDALRAALAAHPYALVAVSGASNVTGESLPVAEVVALAHAAGTRVAVDGAQLVPHRGFSLARSGADYVAFSGHKTYAPFGAGALVGRRDWLDAGEPYLAGGGAVRDVRPDRVVWTTAPARHEAGSPNVIGAIALAAACDTLAALPDGALAAHERALRDRLVDGLQAIDGVEVVRLWADSADPVGVVTFSVAGHDPGLVAAYLSAEHGIGVRDGRFCAHPLLARLGVPAGAIRASVGVGTEGEFVERLLGAVAAYLADGPRARYVVVDGCWQVEADSRPLIQVGGLAALAATAAAACGPALD from the coding sequence GTGCCCGGTACGGCTGCCGCGCCCGGTACGTCTGCGCTGCCCGATCGGCCTGCCGAGACCCTCGCGCTGCTGCCCGTGGTCGGCGGTGCGACCCGGGTCCCGCTCGTCGACGGGACGTCGCGCGTCTACGCCAACCTGGACTACGCGGCGAGCGCGCCGGCGCTCGAGGCCGTCGCCGACCGGGTGAACGAGGTCCTGCCGCTCTACGCGAGCGTCCACCGCGGCGCCGGGTACCTGTCCCAGGTGTCGACGGCTCTCTACGAGTCCGCGCGGACGACGATCGGGCGGTTCGTCGGCGCCCGCGAGGACGACGTCACGATCGTCACCCGCAACACGACCGACTCCCTCAACCTGCTGGCCGGCTGCGTCCCGGGCGACGTGCTGGTGCTCGATCTCGAGCACCACGCGAACCTGCTGCCCTGGCAGCGGAGGGGCGCCACGGTCCTCGAGGTCGCGGGTACCGTCGCGGCCACGCTCGACGCCCTGCGTGCCGCGCTCGCCGCGCACCCGTACGCCCTGGTGGCGGTGTCCGGAGCGTCGAACGTCACGGGCGAGTCCCTGCCGGTCGCGGAGGTCGTCGCGCTCGCGCACGCGGCCGGCACCCGGGTGGCCGTCGACGGTGCCCAGCTCGTCCCGCACCGGGGATTCTCGCTCGCACGCAGCGGGGCCGACTACGTCGCGTTCTCCGGGCACAAGACGTATGCACCGTTCGGTGCCGGTGCGCTGGTCGGCCGGCGCGACTGGCTCGACGCGGGCGAGCCGTACCTCGCCGGGGGTGGAGCGGTGCGCGACGTCCGTCCCGACCGGGTGGTGTGGACGACGGCGCCCGCGCGCCACGAGGCCGGGTCGCCGAACGTGATCGGCGCGATCGCGCTCGCGGCGGCCTGCGACACCCTCGCCGCTCTTCCCGACGGTGCGCTCGCGGCTCACGAGCGTGCGCTGCGGGACCGGCTGGTCGACGGGCTGCAGGCGATCGACGGGGTCGAGGTCGTGCGTCTCTGGGCCGACTCCGCGGACCCGGTCGGCGTCGTGACGTTCTCCGTCGCCGGGCACGACCCCGGGCTCGTCGCGGCCTACCTGTCCGCGGAGCACGGGATCGGGGTCCGGGACGGGCGCTTCTGCGCGCACCCGTTGCTCGCGCGGCTGGGCGTGCCGGCGGGGGCGATCCGCGCGAGCGTGGGGGTCGGCACCGAGGGGGAGTTCGTGGAGCGCCTGCTGGGCGCTGTTGCCGCGTACCTGGCCGACGGTCCGCGTGCGCGGTACGTGGTCGTCGACGGGTGCTGGCAGGTCGAGGCCGACTCCCGGCCGTTGATCCAGGTGGGCGGCCTGGCGGCGCTCGCGGCGACGGCCGCGGCCGCGTGCGGACCGGCCCTGGACTGA
- a CDS encoding rhodanese-like domain-containing protein, with protein sequence MDVRTEAEWRYVGVPDVSTLGRSTVFVEWVTYPTGARNATFVEEAVAAGLTPGRPVVFLCRSGARSIAAATAATAAGLGPAYNVLDGFEGNLDLEGHRGDHGWRATGLPWTQS encoded by the coding sequence GTGGACGTCCGCACCGAGGCGGAGTGGCGCTACGTCGGGGTGCCCGACGTCAGCACGCTCGGCCGCAGCACCGTGTTCGTCGAGTGGGTCACGTACCCGACCGGCGCGCGCAACGCGACGTTCGTGGAGGAGGCCGTCGCGGCCGGGCTGACCCCTGGGCGCCCCGTCGTCTTCCTGTGCCGGTCCGGCGCACGGTCGATCGCCGCCGCGACCGCCGCGACCGCCGCAGGGCTCGGACCTGCGTACAACGTCCTCGACGGGTTCGAGGGCAACCTCGACCTCGAGGGCCATCGCGGCGACCACGGCTGGCGTGCCACCGGTCTGCCCTGGACCCAGTCATGA
- a CDS encoding PKD domain-containing protein, whose translation MRTDNQDVDWKSRWSGNEVEVSGQTESTHSIAVAPDANVRYQQSPWAVCMDDASMNVPVLGPGVSCPDTAFEALALICPEGQHVVDPVFVSERDASSPTGWGPWTLSTPGRCVASADLAAEVSRELARLPLAASPVSVPPNGWVMVNMDTVVFTSPDAQVFDLVVLGTPVRVSARPASFSWDFADGTDPLVTSDPGRAYPHQTVAHTYTRGGSYVVGLTTTWVADFQVNGSGGWIPVPGTATTTSPGAPLQVYEARAHLVDGPCPSTGPCTLT comes from the coding sequence GTGCGCACCGACAATCAGGACGTCGACTGGAAGAGTCGTTGGAGCGGGAACGAGGTTGAGGTCTCCGGCCAGACCGAGTCGACCCACAGCATCGCGGTGGCGCCGGATGCGAACGTGCGGTACCAGCAGTCGCCGTGGGCGGTGTGCATGGACGATGCGTCGATGAACGTGCCGGTGCTGGGGCCCGGGGTGTCCTGCCCGGACACGGCGTTCGAGGCTCTGGCGCTGATCTGCCCGGAGGGTCAGCATGTGGTCGATCCGGTGTTCGTGTCGGAGCGTGATGCGAGCAGCCCGACGGGGTGGGGTCCGTGGACGTTGTCGACGCCGGGAAGGTGCGTAGCGTCGGCAGACCTGGCTGCTGAGGTGTCGCGGGAGCTGGCGCGGTTGCCTCTGGCGGCCTCACCGGTGTCGGTGCCACCGAACGGGTGGGTGATGGTGAACATGGACACGGTGGTGTTCACGAGCCCCGACGCGCAGGTGTTCGACCTGGTGGTGCTCGGGACGCCGGTGCGGGTCAGTGCGCGCCCGGCGTCGTTCTCGTGGGACTTCGCTGACGGGACGGACCCGTTGGTGACGTCCGATCCGGGACGCGCGTATCCCCACCAGACGGTGGCGCACACCTACACGCGCGGTGGGTCGTACGTGGTGGGCCTGACCACGACCTGGGTCGCAGACTTCCAGGTGAACGGTTCTGGGGGGTGGATCCCGGTGCCAGGAACGGCGACCACGACATCGCCGGGTGCGCCGTTGCAGGTGTACGAGGCCCGCGCGCACCTGGTCGACGGCCCGTGCCCGTCGACCGGGCCGTGCACCCTGACCTGA
- a CDS encoding DUF6318 family protein, whose amino-acid sequence MLAASLAGCTGSSTPDPEVSSSSVASASVAPSPTPSPTGPVAPVRPAQIDQMTPTGAAAAATYFIELYGYVLQTGDLTAWDAMSYRTCQFCNATHEFVASTFRDGGSFVGGTTTAEVLAVHALAELEGGYPVDLRVTQGPTGRLDAAGAQVTSTEGSVSTARFHTSFINGAWRILGVEGGRESE is encoded by the coding sequence GTGCTGGCGGCAAGCCTGGCCGGATGCACGGGTTCCAGTACGCCGGACCCTGAGGTCAGCTCGAGCAGTGTCGCCTCGGCGTCTGTCGCACCGAGCCCGACGCCGAGCCCGACTGGACCGGTAGCGCCGGTTCGCCCGGCACAGATCGACCAGATGACGCCGACGGGTGCGGCCGCCGCGGCGACGTACTTCATCGAGCTCTACGGGTACGTGCTGCAGACCGGCGACCTGACCGCGTGGGACGCGATGAGCTACCGGACATGCCAGTTCTGCAATGCGACGCACGAGTTCGTCGCCTCGACCTTCCGCGACGGAGGCTCGTTCGTTGGGGGCACGACGACCGCGGAAGTGCTGGCCGTTCATGCGCTCGCCGAGCTCGAGGGTGGATACCCGGTCGACCTCCGCGTCACGCAGGGCCCGACCGGGAGGCTCGACGCTGCGGGAGCCCAAGTGACGAGCACCGAGGGTTCGGTGTCCACGGCGCGCTTCCACACGTCCTTCATCAACGGCGCGTGGCGGATTCTGGGCGTTGAGGGTGGGCGTGAGTCGGAGTGA